The stretch of DNA CACCGCGGCGTCCTCCGCGCTGGTGCGGACGGGGTCGGCCACCCAGTCGACGAGCGGGGCGCTGCTGCGCGACGCGCCCGAGCGGACGTCGGCGGCGGCTGCGGCCAGGAGTCGGCCGACCGGTGTCGTGGGCGGTGCGTCCACGCGCTCGGCGACGAGGGTCTCGGCGCGCTCGAGCGCGACGTCGGGCACGTGCGGTCGGCGACGGGCCGCGAGGGCGGCCACCGCGTGCGGCAGGGCGCCGGTCGGCAGGTCGCTCGACATCAGCTCCTCGGCCATGGTGTCGAGGTGCAGCTCCATCAGCCAGGTCGGCATCCCGCGGGTCGCGAGCATGTCGGCCAGCCAGAACACCTGCTGCACCGCCACGGCCTCCGGTGCGGCGACGAGGTGCACGATCCAGCTGGAGTCCGACACCGAGAAGCGTGCCCCGCGGTCGCCGTAGCGGTCGCGGTAGTAGGGCAGGCCCTCGTACGACGTCCGCGCCGCGCGGATCGCCGCGCGCAGCATGGACAGGTCGGTCGCGATCTTGTGGCCGCCCGTCTCGGGGTTGAGCACCGTCGCGTCGGCCGGCCACGCGCTCGAGCGGCGGGGCAGGGCGAGGCCGATCGTCCGCACCAGCTCGAGGACGACGCGGGCGACCTCGCCCGGCGCGTCGTCGACGTCGTGCTCGAGCGCCTCCAGCACGGCCAGGCGCAGCGTGTCGGCGTCGGTGGTGCCGAGGATGCCGGCCACGCGCTCGACGCCCACGACGGCGGCGACGACGGTCGCGTCCGTCTCGGGGCCCTGTGCCTGCCGGTCACAGTGCTGCAGCACCAGCGCGGTCGCCTCGCCCAGGGTCGCGTCGGCGGCCGGCGCGCGACCGCCCGCGCCGCCGAGGTCCCCAGGTCTCATGGGGTCGATCGTGCCAAACGAGGGGTCACGTGGGGTCCGCGGGCGACTGTGGGGTGAGCAGCGGCGCTGCCGACAGGCTGGTCATCACGCGGCGGGCGAGGGTCGGACCGTCCTCCTCGCCGCGCCGGTCGTCGACCTGCTTCAGCACGAAGACGGCCATCCAGGCCGTCGCGGCGACGCCCACGTCGTCGGCCGCGACCCCACGCCGCGCAGCCAGGGCGACGCACAGCTGCTCGTAGGCCTCGGAGAGCCACTCGAGGAGGCGTCCGTGCAGCCGTGCGTTGGCGTCGGTGAGCTCGCGGAAGCGGTCGGAGTAGGGGTTCGCGCCTCGGGTGTGCTCGAGCAGGGCCACGAGCGCGTGCCCCAGGGCCGTCTCCGTGTCCTCCTCGGCGGGCCGGCCGGTCAGCTCGTCGGCCATGAGTCCGGGGTCGCCGAGGAACGCCGTCCCGAGCTGCTCCTTCGTCGGGAAGTAGCGGTACAGGGTCGAGATGCCGACGCCGGCACGCTGGGCCACGTCCTCCAAGGTCGTCGACTCGTAGCCCTGCTCGAGGAACATCTGCATCGCGGTCGTGGCGAGCAGCTGCCGGGTGCGCGCCGCGTTGATCTCGCGCAGTCCCATGACGTCACCGTAAGCGACCTGGCGGCCCCTGCACAGGTCAACCGACCGCCGGTGGGAGCAGCGTGCCGGTGTCAGGCCAGTCGACGCAGGGTCGCGCCCATCTCCTCGACGAGGGCGGTCAGGCCCTGGAGAGGTCGCACCATCACGGTGAACTCGACGAGCCGGTCGTCGGGGCCCCAGCGCAGCATGTCGACGCCGTGCACCTGCTTGCCGCCCACCTCGGTGGTGAACTCCAGCACCGCGGACTCCTCGTCCCACAGCTGGCGGTGGTAGGCCAGGTGCGGTCCGAGCACCTCGAGCGCGGCGCGCAGGTAGAGCGTCGTCGTGGCCCGGCCCTCCTGGGGCGTGTGGACGGCCGGCGAGCGGAAGACGACGGCGTCGGCGAGCAGGGCGTCGAGCCGCTCGAGGTCACCGGTGCGCACGACCTCGTGCCAGGCGTCGACGGCGGCGGGACGGTCGGGGGACGGGCTCATCGTGCTCCTCTGGTGCCTCGGGTGTGGGCTGCGTCACGCGGGGGTGCCGCGGGCTGCGGCCCCCGCTAGGGTGGTCTCACTGTATGCAATCAGTTGCATAGTTCGCCAGCGGGCCGGGTCGTCGTGCCCACCCGCCGAGTCCCGAGGAGACCCCCGTGGCCCTGCCCGAGATCCTGCGCCGTCCGCTCAGCCTGCCCGTCGTCGCGTCGCCGATGTTCATCGTGTCCGGGCCCGAGATGGTCGTGGCCCAGTGCACGTCCGGCATCGTCGGCTCGTTCCCCGCCCTCAACGCTCGCCCGGCGTCGCTGCTGACCGACTGGCTCAGCCAGATCACCGAGCAGAACGCGTCGTTCGCCGCTGCGAACCCCGACCGCCCGGTCGCGCCGTTCGCCGTGAACCAGATCGTCCACCGGTCCAACGACCGGCTCGAGCACGACCTCCAGCTCTGCGTCGACCACCAGGTGCCGATCGTCATCACCTCGCTCGGCGCTCGGGAGGACGTGAACGAGGCCGTCCACTCCTACGGCGGCATCGTCCTGCACGACGTGATCAACGACCGGTTCGCGCACAAGGCGATCGAGAAGGGCGCCGACGGGCTGATCGCCGTGGCTGCGGGAGCCGGTGGCCACGCCGGCACCCAGTCGCCGTTCGCCCTGGTGCGCGAGATCCGACGCTGGTTCGACGGTCCGGTGCTGCTCTCGGGCGCCATCGCGCACGGGCGCTCGGTCCTGGCCGCCCAGGTGGCCGGGGCCGACCTCGCCTACGTCGGCAGCGCGTTCCTCTCGACGCACGAGGCGAACGCCGCGGAGGAGTACAAGGACATGATCGTGTCGTCGTCGGCTGCCGACATCGTCTACAGCAACCTCTTCACCGGCGTGCACGGCAACTACCTGCGCGGCAGCATCGTCGCCGCCGGTCTCGACCCCGACGCGCTGCCGGAGTCCGACCCCACGGCCATGGACTTCGGCACGGGTGACGATGACGACCAGCCGAAGGCGAAGGCCTGGCGTGACATCTGGGGCTCCGGACAGGGGGTCGGCGCGATCGACCAGCGTCGGTCGGTCGCCGAGCTCGTCACGCAGCTGCGTGCCGAGTACGACGAGGCCCTCGCCGCGCCGATCTGGGACGGTCACCGCGAGCTCAGCCTGGCTCCTGCTCCCGCCTGACCCGCGTCGGGACCACGCGACAGCGCCGCCACGGCCTCCGGGCCATGGCGGCGCTGTCGTGCTCGCGTGGGTGTCAGCCTGCGACGCGGTCCTGCTGCGCGAGGGCGCCGCGCTGACGCTCGGGCTGGGCGTGGTCGAGCCGGCGCGAGCGAGGGTCGATGAGTCGGACGATGCCGCTGCCGCGGAATGCGTCGCCCACGTTGTCGGCCTCGATGGCCACCACGTCGCCGTGACCCGTGCTCGTGCCCAGGGCGCGCAGCCCCGGACGACCGAGGGCGCCGATGGCCTCGACGACGGCGCGGACCGTGGCGGCGTCGCGCACGGCGTGGAACGTGACGGTGGGGGTGGGGAAGGTCGACATGTCCGGCTCCTGTCGCGCAGGGGTGGGTGGGGGTAACTCCCAATCTAAAGCACAAGTTGTTCACCGGCGCGTCGGGCTGAACAACTTCGCCATGAACTGGTTCACTCCGCCGCACGCCGACCCTCGGACGGACGCGGGTGGGGAGACCGGGAGAATGAGCCCGTGGACGACGCGGAGCGGGACTGGGCGCCGCACGCCCGCGTCGAGGTGCCGTGGCGACAGCAGGTCGAGCGTGGTCCGCGCGCCGACCGGCTGCTGCGCAGCATCGAGGTCCGGGTGCCTCCGCGCATCGCGGAGGCGGAGCACGTCGCCGACCGTCCGCTGGCCACGTCGATGGCGAACGCCCTGGCCGGGCTGCGTCAGCTCGACGGCAGCCACGGGCGGCGTCTGCGCTCGTTGAACCAGCTGCTGCTGCGCACCGAGTCCGTCGCCTCGTCGAAGATCGAGGACGTCGAGGCCAGCCTCGTCGACTACGGTCGCGCCGTCCTGGGCGCGCGCTCCAGCGCGTCGGCGGTCTCGATGGCAGCCGCCACCGACGCCCTGGCCGACGTCGTGACCCAGGCCGACGTCTCCGGCGTCATCGGGCTGACGTCCTTGCGCGACGCGCACGCGGTGCTGTTTCGGCGCAGCGTCGACCAGCAGCACCACGCCGGTCGCTTCCGGACCGTGCAGAACTGGATCGGGGGATCGGACTACACGCCGCGCAACGCGCTGTACGTGCCGCCACCGCCCGACCTCGTGCC from Aeromicrobium erythreum encodes:
- a CDS encoding TetR/AcrR family transcriptional regulator, which produces MGLREINAARTRQLLATTAMQMFLEQGYESTTLEDVAQRAGVGISTLYRYFPTKEQLGTAFLGDPGLMADELTGRPAEEDTETALGHALVALLEHTRGANPYSDRFRELTDANARLHGRLLEWLSEAYEQLCVALAARRGVAADDVGVAATAWMAVFVLKQVDDRRGEEDGPTLARRVMTSLSAAPLLTPQSPADPT
- a CDS encoding nuclear transport factor 2 family protein, yielding MSPSPDRPAAVDAWHEVVRTGDLERLDALLADAVVFRSPAVHTPQEGRATTTLYLRAALEVLGPHLAYHRQLWDEESAVLEFTTEVGGKQVHGVDMLRWGPDDRLVEFTVMVRPLQGLTALVEEMGATLRRLA
- a CDS encoding NAD(P)H-dependent flavin oxidoreductase codes for the protein MALPEILRRPLSLPVVASPMFIVSGPEMVVAQCTSGIVGSFPALNARPASLLTDWLSQITEQNASFAAANPDRPVAPFAVNQIVHRSNDRLEHDLQLCVDHQVPIVITSLGAREDVNEAVHSYGGIVLHDVINDRFAHKAIEKGADGLIAVAAGAGGHAGTQSPFALVREIRRWFDGPVLLSGAIAHGRSVLAAQVAGADLAYVGSAFLSTHEANAAEEYKDMIVSSSAADIVYSNLFTGVHGNYLRGSIVAAGLDPDALPESDPTAMDFGTGDDDDQPKAKAWRDIWGSGQGVGAIDQRRSVAELVTQLRAEYDEALAAPIWDGHRELSLAPAPA